ATTAGACCCCAAATACACgtattattttacagaaaatgaaacagAGCTGTTCATTATTTACACTCAGCATTGGTTTTAAGCTGCATATCATGTTATTATTGCTTATACCAAACCAGCTTACTTCAAGATTGTCAGTTCAGTTCAACTATCTCAACTTATTTTTAGTTTAAACCAAATCTAAATCTGCTCGTACCTGCGTTCTCGCTGGTCAGATATAAGGAGCTCCACGCAAAATGTGGACCGGCTGTCGagaacaagcgaaataaaacaataaagcagCTTAAAGCAAGTTTTAAATGATGTCTAAGTAAAATGTTGCAGTACATCTGGTGCTGCTGCGTTGCCGGGGTTGGAAGTGTGTCCTCACCTGACGACAGGTGTGTTACCTGGCCCAACCCGATCAGGAGGGAATGCACCATTCTCCACATGAGAGTTCTTCAtttagataagataagataatctTTTATTCTTCTTGCATCAGAGTAATTTGCAtagttacagcagcaaagagataGTGGGCAAAGAAGAagataaagatttgtttatcaGAACAATTTTGGGTGCATTAAACTTACACTCAGTAGATACATAACTGCATCTGATCTGAGACtaatatagcaaaaaaaaaaataaacattttttatcatGTGGGTAATTATCATAttcaaacacatgcacatatattaGAGCAATAGATAAAGTGGAAATAAAGATGACGTCAGTAGGCGGATGTCAGTAATATTAACAGGGAGATCGCCAGGACACTGGACTCGATGAACAAGATTTGCCTATGAAAGCAATAAATGTAACAAAACTGGTCTGGTTCAGCATGAGTCACAAACaagaacataaacatttaataggtcattgttttatttcttcaggACATCCAGtggattcatttattctttacaGGCATGCAGAGGAATAGTACAACTACCATATTGGGCAATATAGCTTCAATTAAACTCTGGACCTGAGGTGGGGAAACACGCTGGAGATGAGTCGGTCAGAACCTGGAAGCAAACACACATATTTTAAATGGttgaagaataaaaataaaacccaaaacaaaaaaggaaaaagggatTATAAATATTGCTTCATGGACCTCACAGAGATCTGGTGTTAAAATCACAGTTTTGACTCTGCAGTCTGAAATCTGCAGTTCTCTAGTTACAAACAATTAAATCACCTAGAATTCTGCTGCTCCATGTGGACTCATTACATCTGTAACTCGAAGCAGGGAGTCCAGGAATCTTTGGACCTGCTGGAACCTGAAGATGCCTGAATGGCTGTTAAGAGATTTACCATTGACAATATGCTGGAAGATATTGGAGCAGATTCTAAGGACACCTCTTATCTAATAACTAATAGAGGCTCCACAGGAGAAGTAGGTCTCACAGATCCAAAGGCCCAGCAGAACGTTTGCATAATTTTCATCAAGAATTTTTAAACTCTGTTTTACGGTCCCATCAAGCTGTCTCGCTGGCTCCGGCCTCCGATTAGAGTCTGGGAGGTGGGTGAGGGTGGGTTCCACCATAAGGTGAAGAACAGAATGATGATTCCATCAATACCAAATCTCTGTGATGTCCTAATCCCAAAAGCTGTCATAATGTGTACACATGATTGAAGATGCCATTGACTTTGACCAGGCCATTTGTTTCTCTCGGTCTggctgtttctttgtttgttttagaaattgagacttcaataaataaaagcaacaatTTGCTTGTTTACAAAGTGAATAGACCcattattaatatacataatCACTACAGGGTGTACAAAAATTCAGAAACCAGTCATATGTACTTGTAATCTATGCCGGTTACTAGAACATACTCCAAAGTATTTTTATGTTGCTCTTATTTGCTTGTGGGATTCACACTGTACCTTTAGAAAATAACCATTTAAACAATTGCCATATTGTTCTATAATATACTTCCAGCTTCTGGTTACTTCCGCTTCAGATTACAATTAGTGTTGTATTTTGTGGGTGTGCGTATGATAAGCGTGAgtaaattttttgtttgtgtttttagttaaCTTAAAACGTGAATATTATTAAGCTGCTATATTAAGACGTATGTAAAAGTTAACTGAAAAGATATTAACCACAACTCCCACCATGGAGACCAGAAACATGTTACTTCATTATTTGAAGTTTTGCTGTTTAGGACAACATGGTTTAGAAAAGATACAGACTGGCTGAAAAAATTGCACATGGCTTCATATGAATAATGATTTATTGAGATCACGAAACTACACaagaaagtttacagtaaatTGAAGAACCAGAAGGTGATTCCATTAGTCTGGGATCTCTGTGATGTCCTCGTCCCAAAGTCTGCCAGGCCGAAATGTCGGGCTCCCGGGTCGACTCGAGAGGCTGTCTCGCTGGCTCCGGCCTCCGGTTAAGAGTCTGGGAGACCGCTGGGAGTGTGTTCCGCCGCAAGTTGAAGAACAAGATGATGGTTCCATCATTCCCAAATCTCTGTGATGTCCTCCTCCCAAAGTCTAGGAGACCGTCATATCGGGCTCCCGGCTAGGCTTGGGAGGCCGTCTTGTCGGCTCCGGCCTCCTCCGGCCTCCTGCTTGAACTTGGGAAGTCGAGGGGTGGGATTCAGGGATTCATTGTAAGTCGATGAACGAAATGACGGATCGATCGTTCCCAGATCCCTGTGACGTCCTCCTCCCAAAGTCCGCGAGGCCGTGTTGTCGGGCTTCAGGCACAGCTTGGGAGTCTGTGTCATCCAAAGAAAGTTGAAGAAGTGAAAGATGGGTGCGTTGGTCCGTGATCTCTGTGAtgtcctcctctcctctttcctttTTGTCTAGTGGTTGTCGTTTTTAGCCTAAAAGGTTGACTAAGACACTGAAGACTTTGTAGCAGTCCACCAAAATGCTTGCAGCGGTAGTAATCATTTTCATCTTTTCCAGGAACCATTTTAAGCCTCTTTCTTCAGAGTGGGTACAATTTTCTACCATATTGATCACATAAGAATTTTCAACATGCTGGTACACAGGTCATTGTGAAATGTAGATGCCTATTTGAGGCTCTGTAATATTCAACGTGGTGTCCATGTCAAGAGAAGGGTATTTAACTTGCACAATTTCCTTTCAGAATATCAACTGAGGCCTGCCTGAGTCACAACCACCGCGTATACAGACAGTAGCGTGTGTAGCGTTAATAGTCGAAACTTCAGGGAAGATCAGCAGCAGAACCAGAAGACAGAGGTTTTGTgtcaagttgttttttttttcaaaagacgGAGAtgtcaatttttttgttttcagaagACGGagatttgtcaaaaaaaattttattaattttttttcgaACACGGAGAtttgtcaaatttttttttcagaagaaggagatttgtcaaaaaaaatatattttttttggaacaCGGAGATttgtcaatttattttttttcagaagacaaagatttgtaaaaaaaaaaaaatttcaaaagaCGGAgatttgtcaattttttttttcagaagatgGAGAtttgtcaaattttttttttcaaaagacaaAGATTTgtcaaaaatttttttttttacagaagacggagatttgtctttttttttctgaagacgAAGATTTTGCATcaatttttttggtgttttttttttcagaagatcAGTTGAACACCAGCTTAGTTATCACCCGAACACTAACCGCCGCATATACAGACAGTAGCGTGTGTAGCGTTAATAGTTGAAACTTCAGATTAGATCATCAGCAGAACCAGAAGACGGAGGTTTTGTCAGAAACTTTTGATTCAGAAGATCAGTTGAGCACCAACGTATTTACCGCCACAACATTTACAAATCTGCTTTTCGTTAATATTGTAACTTTGCCCTGTTGCCGCCTTACTTACAAATCTGCTTTTCGTTAATATTGTAACTTTGTCCTGTCGCCGCCGGTAGCGGCAgcactcatctacacacaccttCAACATTTCACGttccctgaacacacacacactcggataGAAGCTCGTATTCAAAGCAGCTACGTTACACATCGCATACACATTCATGTCGCTTAcatgacaaacacaaatacacacagaaggtTGATTTAAAGTTGCTTTATTTCACTTATCTCTGCATTCGATGTGTTGGGTCTCTCTCTGTACGCCGCCGACATTCTCCAGTCTGTCTTGTGTGTTAGAGTGCAGCGTCAGTCAGGAGAGGCTTTGTGGTGCGCAGGCGCAGTGTTGCTAGAAGTCAGACGATACCATTCAGGGTGTTCATAGGGGAGACGAGAACATGGACGCTTTTTTTATTAGTAGAAGCTGGAGCTGTGAATTTTGGCAAACATTTCTGTCACAGTATAATTCTTTTCGTCGCTTACCTGGTAGAGGTTTCAAAGGCTGGAGTCCAACCTTCACACAGGtggggattcgaaccccgatcGTCCGGGCAAAAACCTTACTGGGGATAAACCAGATGCGCCACGGGAACGGCCGCTCTTTACGTCTGTTTTAGACATTTTAACTTTAATAGGAAAGACAAGCAACGCCCTGCCTGCTTACACAGTGAATAGACCTGTTAtcaaacaaatatacatactCACTAGGGGGTGTACAAAAATTCAGAAACCAGTCATATGTATTTGTAATCTATGCCGGTTCCTAGAATCATACTCCAAagtattgtttttatgtttctcttATTTACTTGTGGGATTCACACTGTACCTTTAGAAAATAAGCATTTAAACACTTTCCATATTGTTCTATAATATACTTCCAGCTTCTGGTTACTTCCGCTTCAGATTACACTTAGTGTTGTATTTTGTGGGTGTGAgtatggttaaaaaaatctttgttttataagcataaataaattttttgtttgtatgtttgtttgttagttaacATAAAACGTGAATATCATTAAGCTGCTATATTAAGACGTATGTAAACGTTAACTGAAAAGATATTAACCACAACTCCCACCATGGAGACCAGAGACATGTTTACGTCATTATTTGAAGTTTTGCTGTTTAGGACAACATGGTTTAGAAAAGATACAGACTGGCAGAAAAAAATTGCACATGGCTTCATATGAATAATGATTTATTGAGATCATGAAATTACACAAGAAAGTTTATAGTACACTGAAGAACCAGAAGGTGATTCCATTAGTCTGGGATCTCTGTGACGTCCCCCTCCCAAAGTTTGCCAGGCCGACCTGTCGGGGTCCCGGGTCGACTTGGGAGGCCGTCTCGTCGGCTCCGGCCTCCGGTTGGAGTCTGAGAGGCGGGTGGGGGTGGGCTCCGTCGTAAGTCGAAGAGCGGGATGATGACCCCGTCAATACCAGATCTCTGTGACGTCCCCCTCCCAAAGCTTGCCAGGCCGACCTGTCGGGGTCCCGGGTCCACTTGGGAGGCCGTCTCGTCGGCTCCGGCCTCCGGTTGGAGTCTGAGAGGCGGGTGGGGGTGGGCTCCGTCGTAAGTCGAAGAGCGGGATGATGACCCCGTCAATACCAGATCTCTGTGACGTCCCCCTCCCAAAGCTTGCCAGGCCGACCTGTCGGGGTCCCGGGTCCACTTGGGAGGCCGTCTCGTCGGCTCCGGCCTCCGGTTGGAGTCTGAGAGGCGGGTGGGGGTGGGCTCCGTCGTAAGTCGGAGAGCGGGATGATGACCCCGTCAATACCAGATCTCTGTGACGTCCCCCTCCCAAAGTTTGCCAGGCCGACCTGTCGGGGTCCCGGGTCCACTTGGGAGGCCGTCTCGTCGGCTCCGGCCTCCGGTTGGAGTCTGAGAGGCGGGTGGGGGTGGGCTCCGTCGTAAGTCGGAGAGCGGGATGATGACCCCGTCAATACCAGATCTCTGTGACGTCCCCCTCCCAAAGTTTGCCAGGCCGACCTGTCGGGGTCCCGGGTCCACTTGGGAGGCCGTCTCGTCGGCTCCGGCCTCCGGTTGGAGTCTGAGAGGCGGGTGGGGGTGGGCTCCGTCGTAAGTCGGAGAGCGGGATGATGATCCGTCAATACCAGATCTCTGTGACGTCCCCCTCCCAAAGTTTGCCAGGCCGGCCTGTCGGGGTCCCGGGTCCACTTGGGAGGCCGTCTCGCCGGCTCCGGCCTCCGGTTGGAGTCTGAGAGGCGGGTGGGGGTGGGCTCCGTCGTAAGTCGAAGAGCGGGATGATGACCCCGTCAATACCAGATCTCTGTGACGTCCCCCTCCCAAAGTTTGCCAGGCCGACCTGTCGGGGTCCCGGGTCCACTTGGGAGGCCGTCTCGTCGGCTCCGGCCTCCGGTTGGAGTCTGAGAGGCGGGTGGGGGTGGGCTCCGTCGTAAGTCGGAGAGCGGGATGATGATCCGTCAATACCAGATCTCTGTGATGTCCTCCACCCAGAGTCTGGGAGGCCGTCATGTCGGGCTTTGGGCTCAGCTTGGGAGTCTGTCTCGTCCATAGAAAGTTGAAGAACTGAAAGATGGCTGCATTGGTCCAtgatctctgtgatgtcatcctctcctctttccttttttgtccTGTGGTTCTTGTTTTTAGGCTAACAGGCCAAGTATGA
This genomic stretch from Tachysurus fulvidraco isolate hzauxx_2018 chromosome 25, HZAU_PFXX_2.0, whole genome shotgun sequence harbors:
- the LOC113639449 gene encoding uncharacterized protein LOC113639449 isoform X2, yielding MTSQRSWTNAAIFQFFNFLWTRQTPKLSPKPDMTASQTLGGGHHRDLVLTDHHPALRLTTEPTPTRLSDSNRRPEPTRRPPKWTRDPDRSAWQTLGGGRHRDLVLTGSSSRSSTYDGAHPHPPLRLQPEAGAGETASQVDPGPRQAGLANFGRGTSQRSGIDGSSSRSPTYDGAHPHPPLRLQPEAGADETASQVDPGPRQVGLANFGRGTSQRSGIDGVIIPLSDLRRSPPPPASQTPTGGRSRRDGLPSGPGTPTGRPGKLWEGDVTEIWY
- the LOC113639449 gene encoding uncharacterized protein LOC113639449 isoform X1, whose protein sequence is MTSQRSWTNAAIFQFFNFLWTRQTPKLSPKPDMTASQTLGGGHHRDLVLTDHHPALRLTTEPTPTRLSDSNRRPEPTRRPPKWTRDPDRSAWQTLGGGRHRDLVLTGSSSRSSTYDGAHPHPPLRLQPEAGAGETASQVDPGPRQAGLANFGRGTSQRSGIDGSSSRSPTYDGAHPHPPLRLQPEAGADETASQVDPGPRQVGLANFGRGTSQRSGIDGVIIPLSDLRRSPPPPASQTPTGGRSRRDGLPSGPGTPTGRPGKLWEGDVTEIWY